AATGGGACCATTAAGTCCAGTGTGATGAAGGGAAAGCGCAACAATGCCATGGTATCTTTAAGTCATTGTAAcagtgtttgcaaaaaaaaaaaaaaaggttcttccgATATATATCTgaaatttttaaattgtccagGGTTTTACAAATGCCAGGCATCAGGGACAAAACCACTAATGCAACATTCTAGTTTTTGCGCAACCCCAGAGAGCACAAACTTGTTTCACCCCAACACAGATGTATGAATTATGCTTATGTAGACAGTCAACAATAACTGAAATCTTTAGAACAAACCGCAATTAACTTTCAgattcttttatgacaaaaaaacaaccagTCCCTTTACTTGTGAGACTTGCTGGTTTTGAACGACACTTGCAGGACTCTGTCTCCCATGCGGTATCCGTTCAGGCTGGCGATGGCCATTGCGGCCTCTTCGTAATTTGTCATGGTAACAAACCCAAACCCTTTGCATTTGTTGGTGTTAAAGTCACGGATGACCTTGACATTGGTGACCGCACCGAACGGACCGAACATCTGCCACAAGATGCCTTCGTCGACATCCTGACCCAAGTTGTAGATGAAGATACACCATCCAGAGGAAGAGCTGCCGGACACGTTCATCCCGGAGGCGCCGCTCATGTGGTCAACACTCATGGGTGAAAACCTGCCAGAGCAAGAGATCAATCAGTCAATTCACCTTCATTTCTATAACGTTTTATATAATGCAGACTGTGTCAAAGGAGCTTCACAGCGACAAACTACAAAACAGCAGGATCAATTATGGAAACAGCTCAGATTCTGCTGTATGAGACAATAGTCAAGACAAGAGTCATCTTCAATGTCGCCTGCTTGTTATTTACCctgaaaatgattcattttaataccgCATTTTCATTATACTGCATTGGTAACAAGCTTTCATGGTTGCGGTTGCCAAATTTAGTTTAAATCCTCCAAACAGAGCTTTTTTCCTTAAATCTGTACATTTTCTGTTCAGTGGTTCACTTAATCTTCCCAACCTGACATTACAGAAAAAGTGCTGATGAGCTGAAAACACTGACATTTAAACTATTGAGACATTCCACTCAAATAAGTGTTATTTGCTGTGACTACATCTGTGAGCAAACCATGCGAGTTGATGTTGTCTTGATTTATGCTATTCGAGAACAATAATTGACGAAACATATTACACTTCTCTTAAGAGCAACGAAGAATGTTATGCAACAACTACAACATACTGATTCATGGACAACATTAAAACTACAGAAAGCATATTTGGTTTTCTCACCTGAAGCGCTGTGCCTGGTGGTGAACAGGTCCTCCAAACCGACGGGATTGAGTGGGGTACAGCTGAGAGATCAGCTGGGAATTCTTGGTCTGGTTTGGACTGGCAGCAAACTTCACTGTGATTGGTTCAGAGGCACCAGCTGGTTTGGATCCATTAAGATCCTTGATGGCTTCCTCCGCTTCAGACCTCTTATCGAAACGGATGAATGCAACTCCACGAGACAGACCTAACAGGTAagaaagcccccccccccaaaattagTCGAGACCCAGAATACATTCAAGATGGAAAACTGCAGGTGCAGGACAGAATTATTACCCGAGGCCTGGTCGACCAGTATGCGGGAGTTTATGATATGCCCGTACTGGGTAAACATGTCCTCTACATCCTTCTGTGTCATGGTCTTGGGTAAACCACTGATGTACAGGTTGGCATCTTTGATGCTGTCAGAGCTCGGCCTGGCATATGATACCTAATTTAATAgagaaaaattgcattaaaaaccaCTTCATTAAGgtcttattaaacaaaaatattaagacatcATGTTTGCCCCATTACTGATGAAACAATGTAGTTCCATTGTGTAGCCAAAGCATAACCTCACATCTGAGTTtcacatatgaaataaaattaaaaacaccccaacaaaaacaaaaacactacaatGATAGTGTACTTCATATAGAAATGAAAgagtttttatagtttatatctacaacaaaaatggtcaacttttaatttgaattaaaactacaatgatcaaaagtaaaaaaacaaaacaaaaaaaacaaagaaaataaaaagtctgGGACTTCAGCGCAGGGCTTCTGTTCGGCACAATTTCATACTCAAGCAAATGACTACTAACATTTACCCCTTCGTTTTTACACCACAACCATGCAAGAGaaatgaaaatagcatattttgaTCTTAAAAGGAACTCCAAAATAAAAGCGTCAGTGACTTTAGTATAATTCTGTACCGAAATTAAACCATGCTTAGTCAAAGTCAGCCAATCATACAGATTATAAGAGCAAAAATCTTGAGACAtcaaatgtcagaaaaaaaaagaagagaaaaaaaaaggaaccaTTGTTGAAACTCATGAAGTTGTTCATTCCTTACAGAAAGCAGGCAGGACTCGAACGCCGTCCTAGCTGCTTTGAGTCAAGTTTACCAATATGGCATCTATAATTTAACACATGGATACAAAAACACCTCTTTGCACGTTACCTTGATAGTTTTAGACTGTAGTCTCAGGCCATTGAGTGTATTGATTGCCCTTTCTGCATCATTAGGGTTAACATAGTTAACAAATCCGTACCCTAAACTGTGGCCTAGAGAaaacaaaagggaaaacaaacaaaataaaaataacaaacgtTCGTCCACATCCTGCAGACTATACTCTCtgcacaaaagaaacaaatgcaaGCTGTTCTTGTGAATGacaattgtaaaacaaaatagttacattttcttcaaaaacaaagttTGACATTACGCAAGAAAACGGTTAGGATACAGAAATCTAATCCAAACATCAAAAACAGTCTTCATTAAATCGTTtccaggacaaaaaaaaacaaataccttCCTTCAcctccttaaaaataaaaacaaaaacattagtaGGCATTTATAAACGttgaagtaaataaaatacaacgtACATTCAACATTA
This DNA window, taken from Cyprinus carpio isolate SPL01 chromosome B11, ASM1834038v1, whole genome shotgun sequence, encodes the following:
- the LOC109080125 gene encoding ELAV-like protein 1 isoform X4: MAVRRGHIRYLKEVYDMPNGYEDHMGDEPSDAKTNLIINYLPQNMSQEELRSLFSSIGEVESAKLIRDKMAGHSLGYGFVNYVNPNDAERAINTLNGLRLQSKTIKVSYARPSSDSIKDANLYISGLPKTMTQKDVEDMFTQYGHIINSRILVDQASGLSRGVAFIRFDKRSEAEEAIKDLNGSKPAGASEPITVKFAASPNQTKNSQLISQLYPTQSRRFGGPVHHQAQRFRFSPMSVDHMSGASGMNVSGSSSSGWCIFIYNLGQDVDEGILWQMFGPFGAVTNVKVIRDFNTNKCKGFGFVTMTNYEEAAMAIASLNGYRMGDRVLQVSFKTSKSHK
- the LOC109080125 gene encoding ELAV-like protein 1 isoform X3 — encoded protein: MAVRRGHIRYLKQEVYDMPNGYEDHMGDEPSDAKTNLIINYLPQNMSQEELRSLFSSIGEVESAKLIRDKMAGHSLGYGFVNYVNPNDAERAINTLNGLRLQSKTIKVSYARPSSDSIKDANLYISGLPKTMTQKDVEDMFTQYGHIINSRILVDQASGLSRGVAFIRFDKRSEAEEAIKDLNGSKPAGASEPITVKFAASPNQTKNSQLISQLYPTQSRRFGGPVHHQAQRFRFSPMSVDHMSGASGMNVSGSSSSGWCIFIYNLGQDVDEGILWQMFGPFGAVTNVKVIRDFNTNKCKGFGFVTMTNYEEAAMAIASLNGYRMGDRVLQVSFKTSKSHK
- the LOC109080125 gene encoding ELAV-like protein 1 isoform X2, which produces MAVRRGHIRYLKVCEVQNQGNDRDSHKGGSSVKEVYDMPNGYEDHMGDEPSDAKTNLIINYLPQNMSQEELRSLFSSIGEVESAKLIRDKMAGHSLGYGFVNYVNPNDAERAINTLNGLRLQSKTIKVSYARPSSDSIKDANLYISGLPKTMTQKDVEDMFTQYGHIINSRILVDQASGLSRGVAFIRFDKRSEAEEAIKDLNGSKPAGASEPITVKFAASPNQTKNSQLISQLYPTQSRRFGGPVHHQAQRFRFSPMSVDHMSGASGMNVSGSSSSGWCIFIYNLGQDVDEGILWQMFGPFGAVTNVKVIRDFNTNKCKGFGFVTMTNYEEAAMAIASLNGYRMGDRVLQVSFKTSKSHK
- the LOC109080125 gene encoding ELAV-like protein 1 isoform X1; its protein translation is MAVRRGHIRYLKVCEVQNQGNDRDSHKGGSSVKQEVYDMPNGYEDHMGDEPSDAKTNLIINYLPQNMSQEELRSLFSSIGEVESAKLIRDKMAGHSLGYGFVNYVNPNDAERAINTLNGLRLQSKTIKVSYARPSSDSIKDANLYISGLPKTMTQKDVEDMFTQYGHIINSRILVDQASGLSRGVAFIRFDKRSEAEEAIKDLNGSKPAGASEPITVKFAASPNQTKNSQLISQLYPTQSRRFGGPVHHQAQRFRFSPMSVDHMSGASGMNVSGSSSSGWCIFIYNLGQDVDEGILWQMFGPFGAVTNVKVIRDFNTNKCKGFGFVTMTNYEEAAMAIASLNGYRMGDRVLQVSFKTSKSHK